Proteins from one Mesoplasma sp. JKS002658 genomic window:
- a CDS encoding alpha/beta fold hydrolase yields the protein MKEFKLSTVDDKILNCYVWDDVKKPLGVIQLVHGSAEYLTRYDQFGQEMNKKGFIVVGDDHRGHGKTALDNGQILGYFDAHNGWNKIVDDELVVNDYIEKNFPDLPVFMLGHSMGSFMARNFAIKYSQRIDGLILSGTTDYNSQLLFLGSIVSRLLILFNQGKKPSKLLWNASYRTFNKKFNSPEANGSEWQTANQAVQLAFANDPLCGFVFTTSGFKDLFYGLNYIRKKKNIELMRKDLPILILAGLDDPVGEYGKNVQKVATHFIGLNYDTKVMFYPNLRHEILFEPDHKQVEKDLLKFMKDIIH from the coding sequence ATGAAGGAATTTAAATTAAGTACAGTTGATGACAAAATTTTGAATTGCTATGTGTGAGATGATGTCAAAAAACCTTTAGGGGTGATTCAACTGGTTCACGGGAGTGCTGAATATTTAACTCGTTATGATCAGTTCGGCCAAGAGATGAATAAAAAAGGATTTATTGTGGTTGGCGATGACCATCGTGGTCATGGTAAAACTGCTTTAGATAATGGTCAAATCCTTGGTTATTTTGATGCTCACAACGGATGAAACAAAATTGTTGATGACGAACTTGTAGTTAATGATTACATCGAAAAAAATTTTCCCGATTTGCCTGTGTTTATGTTGGGTCATTCGATGGGAAGCTTTATGGCTCGTAATTTTGCAATTAAGTATTCGCAACGAATTGATGGTCTAATTTTAAGTGGTACAACTGATTATAATTCCCAATTACTTTTTTTAGGTTCAATAGTCAGTCGTTTGTTAATTTTGTTTAATCAAGGTAAAAAACCTTCCAAATTACTTTGAAATGCAAGTTATCGCACTTTTAATAAAAAGTTTAACTCACCTGAAGCAAACGGTAGTGAGTGACAAACTGCTAATCAAGCAGTGCAACTAGCCTTTGCTAATGACCCTTTATGTGGTTTTGTTTTCACAACTTCAGGATTTAAGGATCTGTTTTATGGTTTAAACTATATTCGCAAAAAGAAAAACATTGAATTAATGCGCAAGGATTTACCGATTTTAATTCTGGCAGGTTTAGATGATCCTGTAGGAGAATATGGTAAAAATGTGCAAAAAGTTGCCACTCATTTTATTGGGTTGAATTATGATACTAAAGTGATGTTTTATCCAAACTTACGTCACGAAATTTTATTTGAACCAGACCATAAACAAGTGGAAAAAGACTTACTGAAGTTTATGAAAGACATCATCCATTAA
- the lepA gene encoding translation elongation factor 4, with protein MDKTKIRNFSIIAHIDHGKSTLADRILELTKTVESREMQAQILDSMAIERERGITIKLNSVQLKYQAKNDEEYVFNLIDTPGHVDFQYEVSRSLAACEGAILVVDATQGVEAQTLANVYLALDNNLEIIPVINKVDLPSADVEQTKAQIEKMIGLDCSDAPLISAKTGLNVDQVLEAIVAKIPYPADAVDSEPLRALIFDSYYDQYLGVVMSIRVRQGVVKVGDKIKMMNTNAEYEVTEVGIKTPKILKTSHLSAGAVGWISASIKTIKDVHVGDTITSAVHPALTPLPGYKKLKPMVYSGIYPIDNAKYTDFKEALEKIELSDSSLIYEPETSQALGFGFRVGFLGLLHMEVIQERLEREYNLNLIATTPSVNYQITLTNNEVIEIDNPSLFPEVQKIKVIEEPYVNLKIATPQEYVGDLMNLVQAKLGVYKDLIYVDETRMELVYDMPLAEIIFDFFNKLKSISKGYASFEYELIGYQPSKLVKMDVLLNGEVVDALSMIVNTKFAYERGRELTKKLKEIIPRQNFEIPIQAAIGNKVIARETIKAYRKDVTWKLHAADISRKKKLLEKQKEGKKRMKQIGNVEVPQEAFIAVLKLED; from the coding sequence ATGGATAAAACAAAAATTAGAAATTTTAGTATAATTGCGCATATTGATCATGGGAAATCCACTTTGGCTGACCGAATTTTAGAATTGACCAAAACTGTTGAAAGTCGAGAAATGCAAGCCCAAATTTTAGATTCGATGGCAATTGAGCGTGAGCGGGGAATTACAATTAAGTTAAATTCGGTGCAGTTGAAGTATCAAGCTAAAAATGATGAAGAATATGTTTTCAACCTGATTGATACTCCTGGTCATGTGGATTTTCAGTACGAAGTTTCGCGTTCTTTAGCAGCGTGTGAAGGGGCAATTTTAGTAGTTGATGCCACTCAGGGTGTTGAAGCCCAAACTTTAGCAAACGTTTATCTTGCATTAGATAATAACTTAGAAATTATTCCTGTAATTAATAAAGTTGATTTGCCAAGTGCTGATGTGGAACAAACTAAAGCCCAAATTGAAAAAATGATTGGTTTAGATTGCAGCGACGCCCCCTTGATTAGTGCGAAAACTGGGTTGAATGTCGACCAAGTTTTAGAAGCAATTGTTGCTAAAATTCCCTATCCTGCTGATGCAGTCGATTCTGAACCTTTACGTGCTTTAATTTTTGATAGTTATTATGACCAGTATTTAGGAGTAGTGATGTCAATCAGAGTTCGTCAAGGGGTGGTCAAAGTTGGGGATAAAATTAAAATGATGAACACCAACGCGGAATACGAAGTCACTGAAGTGGGAATTAAAACTCCCAAGATTCTAAAGACCTCTCACTTGAGCGCAGGAGCAGTAGGATGAATTTCAGCTTCAATTAAAACGATTAAAGATGTCCATGTTGGGGATACGATTACTAGTGCTGTACACCCCGCACTAACACCACTTCCTGGTTATAAAAAGTTAAAACCAATGGTTTATTCAGGAATTTATCCGATTGATAATGCGAAGTACACTGATTTTAAAGAAGCTTTAGAAAAAATTGAGTTAAGTGATAGTTCCTTAATCTATGAACCAGAAACTTCTCAAGCTTTAGGGTTTGGGTTTAGAGTGGGGTTCTTGGGACTATTACATATGGAAGTAATTCAAGAACGCCTAGAACGAGAATACAACCTTAACTTGATTGCCACCACTCCTAGTGTTAACTACCAGATTACTTTAACTAATAATGAGGTGATTGAAATTGATAATCCCTCATTATTTCCTGAAGTGCAAAAAATTAAAGTTATTGAAGAACCCTATGTGAACCTTAAGATTGCTACTCCTCAAGAATATGTGGGCGATTTGATGAACTTGGTGCAAGCAAAACTGGGCGTTTATAAGGATTTAATTTATGTTGATGAAACCAGAATGGAATTGGTTTATGACATGCCTTTAGCAGAAATTATTTTTGACTTTTTTAATAAGTTAAAGTCAATTTCTAAGGGTTATGCCAGTTTTGAGTACGAGCTAATTGGTTATCAACCTTCAAAATTGGTAAAGATGGACGTGTTGTTAAACGGAGAAGTTGTTGATGCGCTATCAATGATTGTTAATACTAAGTTTGCTTATGAACGGGGAAGAGAGTTAACTAAAAAGTTAAAAGAAATCATTCCTCGCCAAAATTTTGAAATTCCGATTCAAGCAGCGATTGGTAATAAGGTGATTGCTCGCGAAACGATTAAAGCTTATCGAAAAGATGTGACGTGAAAACTGCATGCTGCTGATATTTCACGAAAAAAGAAGTTATTAGAAAAACAAAAAGAAGGTAAGAAACGGATGAAACAAATTGGAAACGTTGAAGTACCTCAAGAAGCGTTTATTGCGGTTTTAAAACTGGAGGATTAA
- a CDS encoding ribonuclease H family protein, which produces MDKKYYVVKKGRVPGIYLSWQEMNQQIQGYLNPVFKVFDSHDKAAAFLGSEPLDDSKWVVAYTDGSYRSEDHSYAYGAIIFLPEGVLELSQRYFDPSRADLRNVAGEIAGAAKVMEYAYNHHIKKLEVHHDYEGISAWATKAWQAKKPLTKKYRDFVQEINQKVELTFVWVKGHSGEKGNEWVDTLASKATGELYQNLVKGKTHEGI; this is translated from the coding sequence ATGGATAAAAAGTATTATGTGGTCAAGAAGGGTCGTGTTCCTGGGATTTATTTGTCTTGACAAGAAATGAATCAACAAATTCAAGGGTATTTAAACCCAGTCTTTAAAGTCTTTGATTCTCATGACAAGGCCGCAGCTTTTTTAGGGTCAGAACCACTTGATGATTCTAAGTGAGTTGTTGCTTACACTGATGGTAGTTATCGCAGTGAGGATCATTCTTATGCTTATGGAGCAATTATTTTTCTTCCTGAGGGGGTCTTAGAATTGAGTCAACGTTATTTTGATCCTTCTAGAGCAGATTTAAGAAATGTGGCTGGAGAAATTGCAGGAGCAGCAAAAGTGATGGAGTATGCTTATAACCACCACATTAAGAAGTTAGAGGTTCACCATGATTATGAAGGCATTTCTGCTTGAGCTACTAAAGCGTGACAAGCTAAAAAACCATTAACCAAAAAATATCGCGATTTTGTCCAAGAAATTAATCAAAAAGTGGAGTTAACTTTTGTTTGGGTCAAAGGACATAGTGGCGAAAAGGGCAACGAGTGAGTTGACACGTTAGCAAGTAAAGCTACTGGTGAGCTTTATCAAAACTTGGTGAAAGGAAAAACCCATGAAGGAATTTAA
- a CDS encoding ABC transporter ATP-binding protein, whose amino-acid sequence MFKKKQKVQNNHADVNQTSAPRVTFTQSIVHYYKKEHLLASITILTSILGVVAAVLSPLLVNQMTKGIMLDAVPAMRDNITGYWGGEWWLYIIINVALLLINMIAMFTSQYAGFLLSKRIEISLRERALETLVKEDVSYYSDKKIGEILTKIISDTQIVGDQAYQTPTTIIRASLTVLGSFVMMFIFNWKISFIVLAAMILIMVTLLSSFNLIRKRGTAVRATITDINGVVTDRINNVRLIKSSGTEAREIKGFDEIHKRYFSINKPFAKVTAMMVTVLFGGVNALQLITIAASAGFYHSGDAAATFYATTFASISLAEGLLVGAIMQTLMTTVNLANATVATGRIFDTINATSILDPHYDGQGIQIEAVAGDIIFKDVEFEYPEKPGRVILPTFNFTFHEGKSYAIVGETGAGKSTISKLLLRYYDPTKGDVYINGDINLKDVNLSSYLAHVGYVEQEPQILYGDVFENIKYGKFDASEEEVIAAAKKADLHDLVMSWPDKYQTVLGERGMLLSGGQKQRLVIARMFLKDPELLILDEATSSLDNIVEQEIQTELNKLMKDRTTVSIAHRLSTIKGVDQIIVLGANGAGIVQQGTFEELKNTPGQFQRLYKAGLMD is encoded by the coding sequence ATGTTTAAGAAAAAACAAAAAGTGCAGAACAATCATGCTGATGTTAATCAAACTTCAGCACCTCGGGTTACCTTTACCCAATCAATTGTGCACTATTATAAAAAAGAGCATTTGCTAGCTTCAATCACGATTCTCACTTCAATTCTCGGAGTTGTGGCCGCGGTGTTAAGTCCTTTATTAGTTAACCAAATGACAAAAGGAATTATGCTTGATGCAGTTCCTGCGATGCGGGATAATATCACTGGTTATTGGGGCGGAGAATGATGACTTTATATTATCATTAACGTTGCTTTACTTTTGATAAACATGATAGCGATGTTCACTTCGCAATATGCTGGGTTTTTATTAAGTAAACGAATCGAAATTAGTTTACGTGAACGAGCATTAGAAACTTTGGTAAAAGAAGACGTGTCTTATTATTCAGATAAGAAAATTGGAGAAATCTTAACTAAAATTATTTCTGATACTCAAATTGTGGGAGACCAAGCTTACCAAACCCCAACCACGATTATTCGAGCATCACTAACAGTTTTAGGATCATTTGTGATGATGTTTATCTTTAATTGAAAGATTTCTTTCATTGTTCTAGCAGCAATGATTTTAATTATGGTGACTTTACTTTCATCATTTAACTTAATTCGCAAAAGAGGAACTGCAGTCCGAGCAACAATTACTGACATCAACGGAGTTGTCACCGACCGAATTAATAACGTGCGTTTGATTAAATCATCAGGAACCGAAGCTCGAGAAATCAAAGGATTTGATGAAATTCATAAACGCTACTTTAGTATCAACAAACCCTTTGCTAAAGTTACAGCAATGATGGTGACAGTTCTATTTGGGGGGGTCAACGCCTTACAACTAATTACTATTGCTGCTAGTGCTGGGTTTTACCACTCAGGAGATGCTGCAGCAACTTTTTATGCAACAACCTTTGCTTCAATTTCTTTGGCTGAAGGATTGTTAGTGGGAGCAATTATGCAAACCTTGATGACCACAGTTAACTTGGCAAATGCAACTGTAGCTACTGGAAGAATCTTTGATACGATTAACGCTACTTCAATTCTTGACCCCCACTATGATGGGCAAGGAATCCAAATTGAAGCTGTCGCTGGTGATATTATCTTTAAAGATGTGGAATTTGAATATCCTGAAAAACCAGGCCGTGTTATTTTACCAACCTTTAACTTTACTTTCCATGAAGGAAAATCGTATGCGATTGTTGGTGAAACTGGGGCTGGTAAGTCAACAATTTCTAAGTTATTGTTACGATATTATGATCCTACTAAGGGGGATGTTTATATTAATGGGGATATTAACTTAAAAGATGTTAACCTTTCAAGTTATTTAGCACATGTGGGTTATGTAGAACAAGAACCCCAAATTCTGTATGGTGATGTTTTTGAAAACATTAAGTACGGAAAGTTTGATGCTAGTGAAGAAGAGGTAATTGCAGCGGCTAAAAAAGCTGATTTACACGATCTTGTCATGAGTTGACCAGATAAATATCAAACCGTGTTAGGAGAACGAGGAATGTTACTTTCTGGAGGACAAAAACAACGGTTAGTAATTGCGCGAATGTTTTTAAAAGATCCTGAATTACTGATTCTTGATGAAGCAACTTCTTCTTTGGATAACATCGTCGAACAAGAAATTCAAACTGAGTTGAACAAGTTGATGAAAGACCGGACAACAGTTTCAATTGCTCACCGTTTATCAACAATTAAAGGTGTTGATCAAATTATTGTTTTAGGTGCTAATGGAGCAGGAATTGTTCAACAAGGAACTTTTGAAGAACTTAAGAATACTCCGGGTCAATTCCAACGTTTATACAAGGCAGGATTAATGGATTAA
- the typA gene encoding translational GTPase TypA, with amino-acid sequence MDAKKIINIAVIAHVDAGKSTLVDGLLSQAGVFRDNQQIDAQVMDSNDQERERGITIYSKNCAIEYKGIKINIVDTPGHADFSSEVERIMKTVDTVILLVDSSEGPMPQTRFVTSKALELGLHPILMINKIDKKDQRAQEVVDEVLELFMELDATESQLDFQVLYGIAKEGIAQFSMEKSAQDLSPLLETIVTQVGSYDTSLSANPTQIQVSSLAYDSFIGRLGIGRIYQGTIKTGQSVSVARNDGSTYNGKISKLFVYQGLNRVEVQEASAGDIVVVAGLSEVSIGDTIGELNKVEAMDPIKIEQPTMSMNFLVNTSPFAGRVGKFVTSRNIKERLEKELEVNVGLRVEPLVNSEVEGFKVLGRGELHLSVLIEQMRREGFELGISKPEVILHKDSTTGEVFEPMEKVIINVPSEYSGTVINKLNVRKGMMIDMDSDGIRDRVVYNVPLRALIGFRSEFTNDTHGEGILVQSANGFEPYKGEIESRPNGVMISMANGVSVAYALNNLEARGILFVGPQTEVYEGMIVGQHSRGNDLDVNPTTGKKLTNTRSSGTDDAVKLTPFKKLTLEEALEFIEWDELVEVTPDDIRLRKKWLTINERKRHRNDQKRALEDL; translated from the coding sequence ATGGACGCTAAAAAAATTATTAATATTGCCGTGATTGCTCACGTTGATGCAGGAAAATCTACTCTGGTTGATGGGTTATTAAGTCAAGCAGGAGTTTTTCGTGATAACCAACAAATTGATGCCCAAGTGATGGATAGTAATGATCAAGAACGTGAACGAGGAATTACAATCTATTCAAAGAACTGTGCAATCGAATACAAAGGAATTAAAATTAATATTGTTGATACTCCTGGTCATGCTGATTTTTCTTCAGAAGTGGAACGAATTATGAAAACTGTTGACACAGTGATTTTGTTAGTTGATAGCAGCGAAGGACCGATGCCTCAAACTCGTTTTGTAACTTCTAAAGCTTTAGAGTTGGGGTTACACCCAATCTTAATGATTAATAAGATTGATAAAAAAGACCAACGTGCTCAAGAAGTGGTTGATGAAGTTTTAGAGTTGTTTATGGAGTTAGATGCTACTGAATCACAACTAGATTTTCAGGTATTATACGGAATTGCTAAAGAAGGAATTGCTCAATTTAGTATGGAGAAATCCGCTCAAGACCTTTCACCTTTATTAGAGACGATTGTGACTCAAGTGGGTAGTTATGATACTAGTCTAAGTGCTAATCCAACCCAAATTCAAGTTTCATCGTTGGCTTATGATTCTTTTATTGGTCGTTTAGGAATTGGAAGAATTTATCAAGGAACAATTAAAACTGGACAAAGTGTTAGTGTAGCGCGTAATGATGGTTCGACTTATAATGGTAAAATTTCAAAACTTTTTGTTTACCAAGGTTTAAACCGGGTGGAAGTTCAAGAAGCTAGCGCTGGAGATATTGTTGTGGTCGCAGGATTAAGTGAAGTTTCAATTGGTGATACAATTGGCGAACTAAATAAAGTTGAAGCAATGGATCCGATTAAAATTGAACAACCCACGATGAGTATGAACTTTTTAGTCAATACTTCTCCATTTGCAGGGAGAGTAGGAAAGTTTGTTACTTCAAGAAACATTAAAGAACGTTTAGAAAAAGAATTAGAGGTTAATGTGGGGTTAAGAGTTGAACCTTTAGTTAATTCAGAAGTCGAAGGATTTAAGGTTTTGGGTCGTGGGGAATTACACCTTTCGGTTTTAATTGAACAAATGCGTCGCGAAGGTTTTGAACTAGGAATTTCTAAACCAGAAGTTATTTTGCACAAAGATTCTACTACTGGTGAAGTTTTCGAACCAATGGAAAAAGTAATTATTAACGTCCCTAGTGAATATTCTGGAACTGTAATTAATAAGTTAAATGTTCGCAAAGGAATGATGATTGACATGGATTCTGATGGGATTCGTGATCGAGTGGTTTACAATGTGCCGTTACGTGCGTTAATTGGTTTTCGCTCAGAATTTACCAACGATACCCACGGAGAAGGAATTTTAGTTCAATCTGCAAATGGTTTTGAACCTTACAAGGGTGAGATTGAATCTCGTCCTAACGGAGTGATGATTTCAATGGCTAATGGGGTTAGTGTTGCTTATGCGCTAAATAACTTAGAAGCTCGTGGAATCTTGTTTGTTGGACCACAAACTGAAGTTTATGAAGGAATGATTGTTGGTCAACATTCTCGAGGAAATGATTTAGATGTTAACCCAACAACAGGAAAGAAACTAACTAATACTCGTTCTAGTGGAACTGATGATGCAGTAAAATTAACTCCATTTAAAAAACTAACTCTAGAAGAAGCTTTGGAATTTATTGAGTGGGATGAATTGGTTGAAGTTACTCCTGATGACATTCGTTTACGCAAGAAATGATTAACAATTAATGAACGTAAACGTCACCGCAACGACCAAAAACGCGCGCTTGAAGATTTATAA
- the ruvX gene encoding Holliday junction resolvase RuvX, with the protein MNKYLSIDLGSKTLGLATSQGVVASPSLTLKFEEWNFEQAKEKLLDYLWKNPCEKIIIGYPKNMDGSIGERAEMIDYFIELFLADNPRFETSDIIKVDERRTTKMARQIMIEANLSREQQKQKKDSLAAQLILEQYLNSIN; encoded by the coding sequence ATGAACAAGTATTTAAGTATTGATTTGGGAAGTAAAACTCTAGGATTGGCTACCAGTCAAGGTGTGGTCGCTTCTCCTTCGCTCACCTTGAAATTTGAAGAGTGAAACTTTGAGCAAGCAAAAGAAAAATTGTTAGATTATTTATGAAAAAATCCGTGTGAAAAAATCATTATTGGTTATCCTAAAAACATGGATGGAAGTATTGGTGAACGAGCAGAAATGATTGACTATTTTATTGAATTATTTTTAGCAGATAATCCAAGATTTGAGACTTCAGACATTATTAAGGTCGATGAACGCCGAACAACAAAAATGGCTCGACAAATTATGATTGAAGCAAACTTGTCACGCGAGCAACAAAAACAAAAAAAAGATTCTTTAGCAGCTCAATTAATTTTAGAGCAATACCTAAATTCAATTAATTAA
- a CDS encoding M48 family metallopeptidase — MINNEVIKYFWKLNPYQKKLILKIRKAEIYVSSPPWVDVQSVENLIKANYQKINQLKTKFAINNKYDLFTTNPWILVFDQRVNLVLVEGDIRPKMVENQIYIKNYHDQDEQLKKLYNFLARYYYNWFLKQTKNQAVLMDLTFKNLTVKNLVGKWGACYPDQAKLIFNAKLLHFPIEVINCVVIHELAHLVHPNHSRSFWNLVYQYQPDYLLITKNLNDWGI; from the coding sequence ATGATTAACAACGAGGTGATTAAGTATTTTTGAAAGTTAAATCCGTACCAAAAAAAACTTATTCTCAAGATCCGCAAAGCAGAAATTTATGTTTCATCTCCGCCTTGAGTTGATGTGCAAAGTGTTGAAAATTTAATTAAGGCTAACTATCAAAAGATTAACCAGTTAAAAACTAAATTTGCAATTAATAATAAGTATGATTTATTCACCACAAACCCTTGAATCCTTGTTTTTGATCAGAGAGTTAATCTGGTTCTGGTCGAAGGAGACATTCGTCCAAAAATGGTTGAAAATCAAATTTATATCAAAAATTATCATGATCAAGACGAACAATTGAAAAAACTTTATAACTTTTTAGCACGTTATTATTACAATTGGTTTCTCAAACAAACTAAAAACCAAGCGGTACTGATGGATTTAACTTTTAAAAATTTAACTGTTAAAAATTTAGTGGGAAAGTGAGGTGCTTGTTATCCAGATCAAGCGAAGTTAATCTTCAATGCCAAACTTTTGCATTTCCCTATCGAAGTAATTAATTGTGTTGTTATTCATGAATTAGCTCACTTGGTTCACCCCAATCATTCGCGCTCATTTTGAAACTTAGTTTATCAATATCAGCCAGATTATCTTTTGATTACTAAAAATTTAAATGATTGAGGAATCTAA
- a CDS encoding putative cysteine peptidase, with amino-acid sequence MKQILQILSSLIIIGSSSNVLVANSQIIKSTPKSNANLISINSQENLEDQDLILSNLSKDGGIVGYEASQVEIDKFSNLVPYYQFFTKLWGDKSIGYTTGPKNHQGLCEYVSLSTLLLYNELFISSGFFTDEEFATYFENNQQVSNNQIAMPEHKYYEYNQPENSLVRKLWKKNKSAKDIKTGKTLARAYKNWLSNKSISSKIKYHYSSSFMHSSSPEDLLLKYNMPVLVSFVKPAPHNVLIYGYDTTTKSYLVNYGWGGYSPIIIKKSIIWSYWSMGFWNAFYLDPANAQPLKRHFLYKNQFYSWKELEQKGLSFKSVPGLYDKYTFLKKNPKPRD; translated from the coding sequence ATGAAACAAATACTTCAAATTTTAAGTTCGTTAATTATTATTGGATCTAGTTCAAATGTGTTAGTTGCAAATAGCCAAATTATTAAATCAACACCAAAATCCAATGCCAATCTTATTTCGATTAATAGTCAAGAAAACTTAGAAGACCAAGATTTGATTTTAAGCAACCTTTCCAAGGATGGGGGCATTGTTGGTTATGAGGCATCACAAGTTGAAATTGACAAATTTTCTAACCTTGTTCCCTACTACCAATTTTTTACTAAATTATGAGGAGATAAGAGTATAGGATACACTACAGGACCAAAAAACCATCAAGGATTGTGTGAGTATGTCTCTTTGTCAACGTTACTTTTATATAACGAACTCTTCATCTCTTCGGGTTTTTTCACTGACGAAGAGTTTGCTACCTATTTTGAAAATAATCAACAAGTAAGTAATAATCAAATAGCAATGCCAGAACACAAATATTATGAGTATAACCAACCAGAGAATTCTTTAGTTCGTAAATTATGAAAAAAAAATAAGTCTGCTAAAGACATAAAAACAGGAAAAACTTTAGCTAGAGCTTATAAAAATTGATTAAGTAATAAAAGCATTAGTTCAAAAATAAAATATCATTATAGTTCTTCATTTATGCACTCTTCAAGTCCTGAAGATTTGTTGTTGAAGTATAACATGCCAGTTTTGGTTTCATTTGTTAAACCAGCTCCACATAATGTTTTAATTTATGGATATGATACAACCACAAAGAGTTATTTAGTAAATTATGGTTGAGGAGGTTATTCTCCAATAATCATCAAAAAATCAATTATTTGAAGTTATTGAAGTATGGGGTTTTGAAACGCGTTTTATCTTGATCCAGCAAATGCTCAACCTCTAAAACGACACTTTCTATACAAAAACCAATTTTATTCTTGAAAAGAACTAGAACAAAAAGGTTTATCCTTTAAAAGTGTTCCTGGACTTTATGATAAGTATACTTTTTTAAAAAAGAACCCAAAACCCCGTGATTAA
- the eno gene encoding phosphopyruvate hydratase has translation MSKIVKVLGRQILDSRGTPTVEVELWTEFGGHGIAKVPSGASTGANEALELRDGGEKYNGKAVSKAVENVNKKIAPAVVGMEVRDQLSIDQAMINLDGTEFKKNLGANAMLGVSLAAARAAADEMEMPLYNYLGGPGAHKLPVPMLNVINGGEHADSAIDFQEFMIMPVGAPSFGEAIRWSSEVFQALKSILKEKGDITAVGDEGGFAPNFKWAYPKETAEAFKKKMPVEVALDILVEAVEKAGYKTGKEGFMFAMDAAASELYFEDKKYHFKKIEKITGQEFSMTSVELNKFLEDLTKKYPIVSIEDGFDEGDWEGFSKFNQEVGKNVQNVGDDLYTTNPKFIREGIHKNATNSVLIKLNQIGTLSETIEAIQMTQKNNWTAIVSHRSGETEDTTIADLAVAFNTGQIKTGSMSRSDRIAKYNRLLEIEDELGVNAVYEGAKTFYNLEWNK, from the coding sequence ATGTCAAAAATTGTCAAAGTTTTAGGACGTCAAATTCTAGATTCACGTGGAACTCCAACTGTGGAAGTTGAGTTATGAACTGAATTTGGTGGTCACGGAATTGCTAAAGTTCCTTCTGGAGCGTCAACTGGTGCTAATGAGGCTTTAGAACTACGTGATGGTGGCGAAAAATATAACGGTAAAGCTGTTAGCAAAGCAGTAGAAAATGTTAATAAAAAAATTGCTCCAGCAGTAGTGGGAATGGAAGTTCGTGATCAATTGTCAATCGACCAAGCCATGATTAATTTAGATGGAACTGAATTTAAAAAGAACTTGGGGGCAAACGCAATGTTGGGAGTTTCTCTAGCTGCTGCTCGTGCTGCTGCTGATGAAATGGAAATGCCTTTATACAACTACTTAGGTGGACCAGGAGCACATAAATTACCAGTGCCAATGTTAAATGTAATTAACGGAGGAGAACACGCTGATTCAGCAATTGACTTCCAAGAATTTATGATTATGCCAGTGGGAGCACCAAGTTTTGGTGAAGCAATTCGTTGGTCTTCAGAAGTCTTTCAAGCTTTAAAATCAATCTTAAAAGAAAAAGGTGATATTACTGCTGTGGGAGATGAAGGAGGATTTGCGCCAAACTTTAAGTGAGCTTATCCAAAAGAAACTGCTGAAGCTTTCAAAAAGAAAATGCCTGTTGAAGTTGCTTTAGATATTTTAGTTGAAGCAGTAGAAAAAGCAGGGTACAAAACTGGGAAAGAAGGATTCATGTTTGCCATGGATGCTGCTGCTTCAGAACTATACTTTGAGGATAAAAAATACCACTTTAAGAAAATTGAAAAGATTACTGGTCAAGAATTTAGTATGACTTCAGTTGAGTTAAATAAATTCTTAGAAGACCTAACGAAGAAATATCCAATTGTTTCGATTGAAGATGGGTTTGACGAAGGAGATTGAGAAGGATTTAGCAAATTTAACCAGGAAGTTGGGAAAAATGTACAAAACGTGGGAGATGATTTGTACACTACTAACCCTAAATTCATTCGTGAAGGAATTCATAAAAATGCCACCAACTCCGTGTTGATTAAGTTAAACCAAATTGGAACTTTATCAGAAACAATTGAAGCAATTCAAATGACGCAAAAAAATAATTGGACTGCAATTGTTTCTCACCGTTCAGGAGAAACTGAAGATACGACTATCGCTGATTTAGCAGTTGCCTTTAACACTGGTCAAATTAAAACTGGATCAATGTCAAGATCTGATCGAATTGCTAAGTATAACCGTTTGTTAGAAATTGAAGACGAACTAGGGGTAAATGCAGTTTATGAAGGAGCAAAAACCTTCTACAACTTGGAATGAAATAAATAA